From the Campylobacter sp. MIT 99-7217 genome, the window AACTTAGTGATCATTTTTCTTGCAGACTTGGTAAATGGGTTGTAGGAGATGGTAAGGCTCGTTTTGGTCATAATGTTATGTTTCCACAGATCAATGAGCCACACGCAAGAGTTCATGAGTGCATAAATAGTGCTATTGAACTTGCTAAGCAAGATGCTCTTGCTCATGCAGATGCGATTATTGAAAAATGTACCTATGCTGAGCAAGGTTCTGTTAAACTCTTTGGGATATTTAAGGATATGATTGAAATTGCTCAAAAAGAAACAAGTGGCAATATTAGATCTAGCAAGGTAGAAGCAAATAAAGCACCGCAAAAAGATGAAAAAGTAGAAGAAAAAGCTCCACAAGAAACAGATTCTACTTCTGTGCAAGATCCTCAAGAAGAAGAAAAGAAATGATCAAAGCCCATATTTTTGGGCTTTAAATTTCATAAACCATAGGTAAGAAAAGTCAAGTGTTGTTGATCGAATGATTTTTTCTTTAAAATTTTCAAATTCATGAACTTTTACAAAAACACTTTCTATCTCCTCATCATCTATTCCACCTCCTTTGCTTATCTTATCATCTTCATCTATCTCGGCAAAATACAGGCTTTGCTTACTCGTGCCAGAGCCAAAACCAGAGTAAAAATCAGAAATTTTTTCTATAGACTTTGGCATATATCCAAGCTCTTCAACGCATTCTTCCTTAGCTATATCTTCAAGACTTAAATTTTTATCCACAA encodes:
- a CDS encoding CZB domain-containing protein, with the protein product MQFSDKFRQLKDQAAENNINATNIVSEAFVSLVKLDHVIFKLNGYKEIFAHSGNKLSDHFSCRLGKWVVGDGKARFGHNVMFPQINEPHARVHECINSAIELAKQDALAHADAIIEKCTYAEQGSVKLFGIFKDMIEIAQKETSGNIRSSKVEANKAPQKDEKVEEKAPQETDSTSVQDPQEEEKK
- a CDS encoding NUDIX domain-containing protein, whose protein sequence is MDLKTLREEKFTSSKFIKLKHYKYEKNGKEYTWDFIESMDSVAILLYHKTKQSFVFVRQFRIPLYDYQKRNNIKLDKNELGYSIELCSGLVDKNLSLEDIAKEECVEELGYMPKSIEKISDFYSGFGSGTSKQSLYFAEIDEDDKISKGGGIDDEEIESVFVKVHEFENFKEKIIRSTTLDFSYLWFMKFKAQKYGL